Proteins encoded within one genomic window of Komagataella phaffii GS115 chromosome 3, complete sequence:
- a CDS encoding Predominantly nucleolar DEAH-box ATP-dependent RNA helicase, required for 18S rRNA synthesis: MSVDETLNGSQPVDINQIVENGDKKKSKRKKKSKSRENDSAIVVNEPTSVVKTTVLQNKKIKFDKLEEIEVAPQPEIASDKDSANGNNPNFIQSSTIETVEERIIERERPILRSSPQVLQKKGKELPKNPKVIEFYSDNEDEDDFDFKGLAFDKSSFSKENIRKIKQKAEELLEIRKTLPVFKAKDELIPTLLKNKVNILIGETGSGKSTQIPQFLMPLNSKGIAVTQPRRVAAINLATRVSQEHGCVLGTHVGFSVRFNNATRNDTKLKYLTDGMLLRELMIDPLLSRYSTIIIDEAHERTILTDLLMGFLKSLVTVERKDDPDFRVIIMSATLDAEKFSKFFADAPILFVEGKMYPVERSYVKAPVDDIVDTVVKTLVHLNQGEQKGDVLCFLPGQEEIDKAEAVLNQLAPLLPKEAPRIVPLPLYAALPSAKQAKVFLPVKNHQRKLILATNIAETSVTVPGIKYVVDSGLRKVKVWRHQLGLSTLLTTPISKASATQRSGRAGRESEGKCFRLYTESDYFKLIEQTEPEIVRSDIISPVLMLKRLQVDDILNWHWLENPGQEALIAALQQLYSLQAIDEAGKITDLGEKMTVLPLAPHLSSVLITGHENGCLEPVIDIVSCLSVDNLILNPASDRRDEVNERRRAVCNLGNRYGDLMMMKELFDMYLDMPDSSERKRWCKELDLSFKGFKNVLRVREQLRQYMNNLYSKEGASILAQESEEYDEELGITTSNKPMDVDSILKSFLKGFINNTAIGMPDRSYRTVTTGQLIAIHPSSMVFGKKLDAIMYIEYVYTTRGYARNVSSVQLEWLQEVAPHLLGTRTSIN, encoded by the coding sequence ATGTCTGTAGATGAGACGTTGAACGGTAGTCAGCCAGTTGATATTAATCAAATTGTTGAGAATGGGgataaaaagaaaagcaagagaaagaagaagagtaaATCTCGGGAGAATGATTCAGCTATAGTAGTTAACGAACCCACAAGTGTAGTTAAAACCACCGTTCTACAGAATAAAaagatcaagtttgataaACTGGAGGAAATAGAAGTTGCCCCACAGCCAGAAATAGCATCCGATAAAGACTCTGCAAATGGCAATAATCCAAATTTCATACAGAGTAGTACTATTGAGACTGTCGAGGAAAGGATTATCGAAAGAGAGAGACCCATTCTGCGATCTTCGCCTCAAGTCTTACAAAAGAAAGGGAAAGAACTTCCTAAGAATCCCAAAGTGATAGAGTTTTACAGTgacaatgaagatgaagatgactTCGACTTCAAAGGATTAGCATTTGATAAGAGCAGTTTCTCTAAGGAGAATATTCGCAAAATCAAGCAAAAAGCTGAGGAATTATTGGAAATCAGAAAAACCTTACCTGTATTCAAAGCTAAGGATGAGCTAATCCCtactcttttgaaaaataagGTAAATATTTTGATTGGTGAAACAGGTTCTGGTAAATCTACTCAGATTCCTCAGTTTTTAATGCCATTGAACTCAAAGGGTATAGCTGTAACGCAGCCTCGTAGGGTTGCTGCTATCAATTTGGCTACTCGTGTTTCTCAGGAACACGGTTGTGTGCTGGGGACCCACGTCGGTTTTTCCGTAAGGTTCAACAATGCCACGAGAAATGATACAAAGCTAAAATACTTGACGGATGGTATGTTACTGAGAGAACTGATGATAGATCCTCTTTTGTCTCGCTATTCTACGATTATTATAGATGAAGCCCATGAACGTACCATCCTGACGGACTTGCTTATGGGATTTCTGAAATCATTAGTAACCGTTGAGAGGAAAGATGACCCCGATTTTAGGGTAATCATCATGTCGGCTACCTTGgatgctgaaaagttttccaaattttttgcTGACGCTCCGATTCTATTTGTCGAAGGTAAAATGTACCCGGTGGAACGTTCTTATGTTAAAGCTCCTGTGGATGACATTGTAGACACAGTTGTTAAAACTCTAGTTCACTTGAATCAAGGGGAACAGAAAGGAGATGTCTTGTGCTTTCTTCCAGGCCAGGAAGAGATTGATAAAGCTGAAGCCGTTTTAAACCAACTTGCACCTTTACTTCCTAAGGAAGCGCCGAGGATAGTGCCATTGCCCTTATATGCTGCTCTGCCTTCTGCAAAGCAAGCCAAAGTATTTTTGCCAGTTAAAAaccaccaaagaaaactaaTCTTAGCCACCAATATTGCTGAAACATCTGTTACCGTTCCGGGCATTAAGTACGTGGTGGACTCAGGCTTAAGAAAGGTCAAGGTTTGGAGACATCAGTTGGGTTTATCCACGCTTCTGACCACTCCCATTTCCAAAGCTTCAGCTACTCAACGAAGTGGAAGAGCAGGAAGAGAATCTGAAGGAAAATGCTTCCGATTATACACAGAGTCAGATTACTTTAAATTGATTGAGCAGACGGAACCAGAGATAGTAAGATCAGACATTATATCCCCTGTCTTGATGTTAAAACGGTTACAAGTGGATGACATTTTGAACTGGCACTGGTTAGAGAATCCAGGCCAAGAAGCTCTCATAGCAGCACTGCAACAATTATACAGTCTTCAAGctattgatgaagctgGTAAAATCACCGATCTGGGGGAGAAGATGACCGTTTTGCCTCTTGCTCCACACTTGTCATCGGTCTTGATTACCGGTCACGAGAATGGATGCCTGGAGCCAGTCATTGATATCGTTTCTTGCCTCTCTGTTGACAATCTTATTTTGAACCCAGCCAGCGACAGAAGAGATGAAGTTAATGAAAGGAGAAGAGCTGTATGTAACCTGGGTAACCGATATGGGGatctgatgatgatgaaagagCTTTTTGATATGTATTTGGATATGCCGGACTCTTCagagagaaagagatgGTGCAAAGAACTAGATTTGTCCTTCAAAGGGTTCAAGAATGTGCTCCGAGTCCGGGAGCAGCTTCGTCAGTATATGAATAATCTTTATTCGAAGGAAGGTGCATCAATTCTTGCTCAAGAGTCGGAGGAGTATGATGAAGAGCTAGGTATCACGACAAGCAACAAACCCATGGACGTGGATTCTATACTGAaatcttttttgaaagggTTCATCAACAATACAGCGATTGGAATGCCGGATCGATCTTACAGGACAGTCACTACAGGTCAATTGATCGCCATACACCCATCCTCCATGgtatttggaaagaagcTTGATGCAATCATGTACATAGAATACGTTTACACAACCAGAGGCTATGCCAGAAATGTCTCCAGCGTGCAATTAGAGTGGCTTCAAGAAGTGGCACCCCATCTTCTTGGAACTCGAACATCCATAAACTAA
- a CDS encoding Cytoplasmic thioredoxin isoenzyme of the thioredoxin system, with protein MAVTQIFSLPDFNEAITQKGVVVLDFYSPICAPCEVVSPLYEKLSQKYPDAKFYKINGYEEPGSSMQASINVVWWPTFVILVDGQEQWRAKIPNPPQQFPTQELDDNLSKIFS; from the coding sequence ATGGCTGTCACTCAGATATTTTCTCTCCCCGATTTTAACGAGGCCATAACTCAGAAAGGTGTAGTTGTACTGGACTTTTACTCTCCCATATGTGCTCCCTGTGAAGTTGTTTCTCCGCTATACGAAAAGCTCTCTCAAAAGTACCCTGATGCAAAGTTTTACAAAATAAATGGCTACGAGGAACCAGGTTCCTCCATGCAGGCATCTATCAACGTCGTGTGGTGGCCTACATTTGTAATCCTCGTTGATGGACAGGAGCAGTGGAGGGCTAAGATCCCAAATCCTCCCCAACAGTTTCCGACCCAGGAGTTGGACGACAACCTCAGCAAGATTTTCAGTTGA
- a CDS encoding Protein that interacts with the karyopherin Srp1p, with translation MSSLQTSFPWGFKKAVISKPTKNKRKIQEDIDTLGDAKSRTKFHPNNSNSTSRKHRTHAIMGTKLPLNTLIETLDHESLQKLVKSLVEQRPDVQEALYNAAPTVTVQVCIDKLTDKVENIKCNLPYKVDTECDYTYLRVKALVHEFFQALSDYMLNFLPPQEYDVSKSIEFLNGFLLKVLLKMPMFSHMEFKYYYKLTLDKLNTVYVNLIADFIQQKPTNILLLKDSDLAEKLLEINKHYEDYFEQVSQLLSQDEGSDIPERLQGLSNLLNFSSENNPLNGGVVSSVKGSW, from the coding sequence ATGTCATCTTTACAGACGTCGTTTCCTTGGGGGTTTAAGAAAGCTGTAATTTCGAAACCAACTAAGAATAAGAGGAAAATCCAGGAAGATATAGATACTTTGGGAGATGCGAAATCCAGAACCAAATTTCATCCCAACAATAGTAACAGCACAAGTAGAAAACACAGAACACATGCCATCATGGGGACAAAATTGCCGCTCAATACTTTAATAGAGACGCTGGACCATGAATCATTACAGAAACTGGTAAAAAGTCTAGTAGAACAACGTCCCGATGTGCAAGAGGCATTGTATAATGCAGCACCCACAGTTACCGTACAGGTTTGCATCGATAAGTTAACAGATAAGGTGGAAAACATCAAGTGTAATTTGCCTTATAAGGTTGACACTGAATGTGATTATACATACCTCAGGGTAAAGGCTCTGGTGCATGAGTTTTTTCAAGCATTGTCAGACTACAtgttgaactttcttcctcctcaagaatatgatgtttcaaaatcaattgaatttttgaatggaTTCTTGCTCAAGGTGTTACTCAAGATGCCCATGTTTAGTCACATGGAGTTCAAGTACTACTATAAGTTGACCTTAGACAAACTAAACACAGTCTATGTTAACCTGATAGCAGATTTTATACAACAGAAACCCACAAACATTTTATTATTGAAAGACTCTGACTTGGCAGAGAAGCTACTAGAAATTAACAAACATTATGAAGATTACTTTGAACAAGTTTCCCAACTGTTGTCTCAAGACGAAGGTTCCGATATCCCAGAAAGGTTGCAAGGTTTATCAAACCTACTTAATTTCTCATCTGAGAACAATCCGCTGAATGGAGGTGTAGTCAGCAGTGTAAAAGGCAGTTGGTAG
- a CDS encoding Asparagine synthetase, isozyme of Asn1p produces MCGIFAAYRVDDVDSFKEKALRYSKRIRHRGPDWSGNRIDNSTIICHERLAIVGIESGAQPIVSPDDNYSLGVNGEIYNHIHLREEFKDYPFKTFSDCEPIIPLYKKYGIDAPKYLDGMFAWALYDKKKDRIVAARDPIGITTLYMGRSSAHPRTVFFASEMKCLVDECDDIISFPPGHVYDSETDKITRYFEPSWWDENKIPNTPVDYKKVRETLEMAVRKRLMSEVPYGVLLSGGLDSSLIASIAARESERAAENALNSDIVDASHVLTGVDDTGRLTSNGWARVHSFAIGLPGAPDLKAAEKVAKFIGTVHHEHTFTVEEGLDALSDVIYHLETFDVTTIRASTPMYLLSRKIKAQGVKMVLSGEGSDEIFGGYLYFAAAPSAPEFHTECVKRVKNLHLADCLRANKSTMAWGLEARVPFLDKQFLELCMNIDPADKLIDPKTGHIEKYILRKAFDTSDDPTTKPYLPEEILWRQKEQFSDGVGYSWIDGLKDAAEKIISDEQLANPKPEWGDDIPKTKEAYWYRLKFDEFFPQPAAAKTVMRWVPKSEWGCHEDPSGRYQATHASAVDEIKK; encoded by the coding sequence ATGTGTGGTATTTTTGCAGCATACAGAGTTGACGATGTCGACTcgttcaaagagaaagctTTGCGTTACTCTAAGAGAATTCGCCACCGTGGTCCTGATTGGTCAGGAAACCGCATTGACAACAGTACTATCATCTGCCACGAGAGACTGGCCATCGTTGGTATTGAGTCTGGTGCTCAACCAATAGTTTCTCCAGATGACAACTACTCTTTGGGTGTCAATGGAGAGATTTATAACCACATTCATCTGAGAGAGGAATTCAAAGACTACCCATTCAAGACCTTCTCCGACTGTGAACCCATCATTCCATTGTACAAGAAGTACGGAATCGATGCCCCAAAGTACTTGGACGGTATGTTCGCCTGGGCTTTGTACgacaagaaaaaagacCGCATTGTCGCTGCTCGTGACCCTATTGGGATCACTACTCTATATATGGGTCGTTCATCAGCTCATCCTAGAACcgttttctttgcttctgAGATGAAATGTTTGGTCGACGAGTGTGACGATATCATTTCGTTCCCTCCAGGTCACGTTTACGACTCAGAGACTGACAAAATCACACGTTACTTCGAACCATCTTGGTGGGATGAGAACAAGATTCCTAACACTCCCGTTGATTACAAGAAAGTCAGAGAGACTTTGGAGATGGCTGTCAGAAAGAGACTGATGTCCGAAGTTCCATATGGTGTTTTACTGTCTGGAGGTCTGGACTCTTCATTAATTGCTTCTATTGCTGCCCGCGAGTCAGAAAGAGCAGCTGAAAACGCTCTCAATAGTGACATTGTTGATGCTTCCCACGTCCTGACTGGTGTTGACGACACCGGTCGTCTTACCTCCAATGGATGGGCTAGAGTCCAttcttttgcaattggtTTACCAGGAGCTCCTGATCTGAAGGCAGCTGAGAAGGTTGCCAAATTCATCGGAACCGTTCATCATGAACACACTTTTACCGTCGAGGAAGGTCTTGATGCCCTCTCTGACGTAATCTACCATTTGGAGACTTTCGATGTCACAACCATTCGTGCTTCCACTCCCATGTACTTGCTTTCCAGAAAGATCAAGGCTCAGGGTGTCAAGATGGTTTTAAGTGGTGAAGGATCTGATGAGATCTTTGGAGGCTATCTATATTTTGCTGCTGCTCCATCCGCTCCTGAATTCCACACTGAATGTGTTAAGCGTGTCAAAAACTTACACCTTGCTGATTGCTTGCGTGCCAACAAGTCTACGATGGCTTGGGGTCTTGAAGCCCGTGTTCCCTTCCTAGACAAAcaatttttggaactttgCATGAACATTGACCCAGCTGACAAACTGATTGATCCAAAAACTGGacacattgaaaaatacatTTTGAGAAAGGCCTTTGACACTTCTGACGACCCAACTACTAAACCATACTTGCCAGAAGAGATCTTATGGCGTCAAAAGGAACAATTCTCCGATGGTGTTGGATACTCATGGATCGATGGTTTAAAGGATGCTGCTGAAAAGATTATTTCAGACGAACAATTGGCTAACCCTAAGCCTGAATGGGGTGATGACATTCCAAAGACCAAGGAAGCATACTGGTACAGACtcaagtttgatgaatttTTCCCACAACCTGCCGCTGCTAAGACGGTTATGCGTTGGGTTCCAAAATCTGAGTGGGGTTGTCACGAAGACCCTTCCGGACGTTATCAAGCTACTCATGCTTCCGCTGTAGATGAAATTAAGAAATAG
- a CDS encoding D-lactate dehydrogenase, located in the mitochondrial matrix has translation MFFRSFCEIVKKLNGLKLGHLASYSIASPFFVVVYSLRQVRRMMINPTSRAVFGLRVNLSRCLRSLPRLACRSYSQKVVPLTKETYPSTARNQAFARLSSDDIGEFKKILSDKNVLTDATDLEFFNEDWMRKYRGESKCVGGSXPVFDEVVLSLANMNKIRSFDNVSGIFKLDAGVILEIADQYLAEQGYIFPLDLGAKGSCHVGGNVACNAGGLRLLRYGSLHGSVLGLEVVLADGTIVDSMHSLRKDNTGYDTKQLFIGSEGTLGVITGVSILCPARPRFTNIAFLGLESYEAVQHCFTQAKNELGEILSAFEFMDEDSQDLARKFIKQTHPLEETYPFYVLIETSGSNKEHDDAKLETFLETSMENGIVSDGTVAQDEAQLKTLWYWREGVSEASTIGGGVYKYDVSIPLKDLYGLVEAARERLEEANLIGETDDFPVLRVLGYGHVGDGNLHLNVAVRRYTKEVEKCLEPFVYEWISEHHGSISAEHGLGFQKKNYIGYTKTENEIKLIKQLKNLYDPNGILNPYKYV, from the exons ATGTTTTTTCGAAGTTTCTGTGAGATAGTAAAAAAATTAAATGGGTTGAAACTTGGTCATCTTGCAAGTTACTCTATAGCTTCCcctttttttgttgttgtttaTTCTTTGAGACAAGTTAGAAGGATGATGATCAATCCCACCAGTAGAGCTGTTTTTGGGTTGAGAGTTAATCTCTCGAGGTGTCTGAGGAGCCTTCCGAGATTAGCTTGCCGATCATACTCTCAGAAAGTCGTTCCCTTGACTAAAGAGACTTACCCAAGTACTGCTAGAAACCAAGCTTTTGCCCGCTTGAGCTCAGATGATATTGGAgaattcaagaagattttgtcGGATAAGAATGTCCTAACTGATGCCACAGATCTggaatttttcaacgagGATTGGATGAGAAAGTACCGTGGAGAATCGAAATGC GTTGGGGGTTCTNNNCCTGTCTTCGATGAAGTggttctttctttggcGAACATGAACAAAATCAGATCGTTTGATAATGTTAGTggaatcttcaaattggaTGCCGGTGTGATCTTGGAAATAGCTGATCAGTATCTTGCTGAACAGGGTTACATTTTCCCACTGGATCTGGGGGCCAAAGGCTCCTGTCATGTTGGTGGTAATGTAGCTTGTAATGCTGGTGGTCTCAGATTGTTGAGATATGGATCCTTGCATGGAAGTGTTTTAGGGTTGGAGGTTGTACTTGCTGACGGTACTATCGTGGACTCTATGCATTCCTTGCGTAAAGACAACACCGGATATGACACCAAGCAATTATTTATTGGGTCTGAGGGTACTTTGGGAGTCATTACTGGAGTCTCCATTTTATGCCCAGCTCGTCCGAGATTTACTAATATTGCCTTCTTGGGTCTTGAGTCCTACGAAGCTGTACAGCATTGCTTTACACAAGCCAAGAATGAACTGGGAGAAATCTTATCAGCATTTGAATTTATGGATGAAGATTCTCAAGATTTGGCCCGTAAGTTCATAAAACAGACACATCCTTTGGAGGAGACTTATCCATTCTACGTCCTTATTGAAACTTCAGgatcaaacaaagaacaTGACGACGCCAAATTGGAAACCTTCTTAGAGACTTCTATGGAAAATGGTATTGTGAGCGATGGTACCGTCGCCCAGGACGAAGCTCAACTGAAAACTTTATGGTATTGGAGAGAAGGTGTCAGTGAAGCTTCGACAATTGGGGGTGGAGTTTACAAATATGACGTCTCCATTCCGTTGAAAGACTTATACGGTCTTGTAGAAGCTGCAAGGGAACGATTGGAAGAGGCCAATCTCATAGGCGAGACCGATGACTTCCCAGTTCTTAGGGTCCTTGGATATGGCCATGTTGGTGATGGTAACTTGCACTTGAATGTTGCAGTTAGACGTTACACTAAGGAAGTGGAGAAATGCCTGGAGCCATTTGTTTATGAATGGATCTCTGAGCATCATGGTTCTATCAGTGCTGAACACGGATTGGGATtccagaaaaagaactacATCGGATACACCAAGACGGAAAATGAGATCAAGTTGATTAAACAGCTCAAGAACCTTTATGACCCCAACGGGATTCTGAACCCCTACAAATATGTGTAA
- a CDS encoding RNA exonuclease, required for U4 snRNA maturation: protein MRAFRSLTSLFRRNVSQEVLAPNTANSKLPSSPLQQPIVWIDCEMTGLDIYNDHIVEICCIITDQNLEVVDEGYESVIHYDNDVMSKMNEWCIEHHGTSGLTKKVLESTKTLPQVESELLSYISQHIEPNTGVMAGNSIHMDKFFMYREFPKVIDYLFYRLIDVSTIYEVCKRHNPALLRTAPRKKAAHTAKADILESIQQLKWFQTHYLKSG from the coding sequence ATGCGGGCGTTTCGTTCCTTAACCAGCCTCTTCCGGAGAAATGTGTCCCAGGAAGTACTAGCTCCCAATACAGCTAACTCTAAGCTCCCAAGTTCCCCCCTCCAGCAACCGATAGTATGGATAGACTGCGAGATGACAGGTCTTGATATCTACAATGACCATATCGTGGAAATATGTTGTATTATTACAGACCAAAATCTTGAGGTGGTTGACGAAGGATATGAGTCAGTGATTCATTACGATAATGATGTGATGAGTAAGATGAACGAATGGTGCATAGAACATCATGGAACGAGTGGTCTGACAaagaaagttcttgaatctACTAAAACTTTACCGCAGGTCGAGTCAGAACTTCTGAGCTATATTTCCCAGCATATCGAACCAAACACTGGTGTCATGGCTGGAAACTCGATCCATATGGATAAATTTTTTATGTACAGAGAATTTCCCAAAGTTATCGACTATTTGTTTTATCGTCTGATAGACGTCAGTACGATCTATGAGGTATGCAAGAGGCACAACCCAGCTCTTTTGAGAACTGCACCAAGGAAAAAGGCAGCACATACTGCCAAGGCTGACATTTTGGAGAGTATTCAACAGCTCAAGTGGTTTCAGACTCATTATTTGAAGAGCGGCTAA
- a CDS encoding Sensor-transducer of the stress-activated PKC1-MPK1 kinase pathway gives MLRLRILALAAIFMTVEAYKLQGCFEDLPSSFSFANEYVYQSSGECAKTCANYDFFALTEGNKCYCGSSASSLADEDTSDECTVPCVGYPQEICGGDDDAYTVYSMSDSFVLGSSGSSGSSSSSSSRTSSQSTSSSSRTSSSTSSTTDTTSSSSVATTSAASNSDESTSVQMYTSVVTHSGSDPVTSVVYVTSVSTPSAESSGNSGGGSNRGALIGGAVGGVVGALIIFSLAFFFTWRRIHNNKSDLSSSSTIDAIYDEAKKRNPKLATNPFEDPNQEYTDHQMNPVALGRRRLSEGSLADEADYSRKVLRVANPDDA, from the coding sequence ATGTTGAGATTACGAATATTAGCCCTGGCTGCAATTTTTATGACGGTCGAGGCGTACAAGCTTCAAGgatgttttgaagatttaCCCTCATCATTTAGCTTTGCTAACGAATACGTATATCAAAGTTCAGGTGAATGTGCAAAGACTTGTGCCAACTACGATTTTTTTGCTTTAACTGAGGGTAACAAATGCTATTGTGGGTCTTCTGCCTCTTCATTAGCGGATGAAGATACCTCCGATGAGTGTACCGTTCCTTGCGTCGGATATCCGCAGGAAATCTGTGGTGGTGATGATGACGCGTACACTGTGTATTCTATGAGCGATAGCTTCGTGCTGGGAAGCAGTGGCAGTTCGGGctcttcatcctcatcttcgtctCGAACCAGTTCGCAATCGACCTCCAGTAGTTCAAGAACAAGctcttcaacttcatctaCCACAGATACCACATCAAGCTCGAGCGTGGCAACAACGTCAGCTGCTTCGAACTCAGACGAATCAACGTCAGTTCAAATGTATACCTCGGTGGTAACACATTCAGGCTCGGATCCTGTTACTTCTGTAGTGTATGTCACTTCAGTTTCTACGCCAAGTGCAGAATCCAGCGGAAATAGCGGTGGAGGATCCAACAGAGGAGCATTAATTGGAGGTGCTGTAGGCGGTGTTGTTGGTGCCCTGATCATATTTTCCCTGGCTTTCTTCTTCACGTGGCGTCGTATACACAACAACAAATCAGACTTATCGTCCTCTTCCACTATTGATGCCATTTACGACGAAGCAAAGAAACGAAATCCGAAGTTGGCCACTAACCCTTTTGAGGACCCAAACCAAGAGTATACAGATCATCAAATGAACCCCGTGGCCTTAGGAAGGCGGAGGCTGTCAGAAGGTTCTCTAGCAGATGAAGCAGATTACTCCAGGAAGGTGTTACGGGTAGCAAATCCTGATGATGCTTAA
- a CDS encoding UDP-N-acetylglucosamine pyrophosphorylase: MSLEQYKQAGQSHLFQFWEELSPESQKSFSAQLSQFSDPVTLVETVKDALKFSASTGLKKVEALPATSTFSTLDDKTDPQRVRKFQDQGLKLISEGKVGLILMAGGQGTRLGSSLPKGKYRFFNQGTLPCFNETGEKILLESKSSICESPDGNGGLYKAIYDNNLLTDFNNRGIEHIHMYCVDNVMVKIVDPVFIGWSASNDYDIATKVVRKTNPEESVGLIALDSETKRPCVIEYSEISDELAQKRDEDGTLSLKAANIVNHYYKVATLAKEIPSWINSRKVLPFHIAKKKIACLDSNSGEIIKPQNPNGIKLEQFIFDVFPSIPLEKFGSLEVKRAQEFSPLKNAPGSKSDSPETARESYLKLSTKWIKENGASLESEDSLVEVSALTSYDGEGLDFVKGKVFKNGDVI, from the exons ATGTCTCTTGAACAGTATAAACAGGCCGGGCAATCCCACctatttcaattttgggAGGAATTGAGTCCAGAATCCCAGAAATCGTTCTCGGCTCAGCTCTCTCAGTTTTCTGATCCCGTCACTCTAGTTGAAACAGTGAAGGATGCCTTGAAGTTCAGTGCCTCAACAGGCTTgaaaaaagttgaagcaCTGCCAGCCACTTCTACATTCTCAACTTTAGATGACAAAACTGATCCGCAACGCGTGCGGaaatttcaagatcaaGGCCTCAAACTTATCAGTGAGGGCAAAGTTGGTCTCATTCTCATGGCTGGTGGACAAGGGACAAGATTAGGCTCTTCTTTGCCAAAAG GAAAATATCgttttttcaaccaaggGACCCTACCATGTTTTAACGAGACAGGGGAAAAGATTCTTTTGGAGTCGAAATCATCAATCTGCGAATCCCCAGATGGGAATGGAGGTCTTTACAAGGCGATCTATGATAACAACTTGTTAACTGATTTCAATAATCGTGGCATTGAACACATTCATATGTATTGTGTTGACAATGTGATGGTCAAGATTGTTGATCCAGTATTCATTGGTTGGTCAGCATCCAACGATTACGATATTGCCACCAAAGTAGTAAGAAAGACCAACCCTGAAGAGAGTGTTGGTTTAATTGCTCTGGATTCTGAAACTAAACGACCGTGTGTTATTGAGTACTCGGAAATTTCAGATGAATTAGCGCAAAAAAGGGACGAGGATGGTACTTTATCATTGAAGGCAGCCAATATCGTTAATCACTATTATAAGGTAGCTACTTTGGCGAAAGAAATCCCTTCTTGGATCAATTCAAGGAAAGTTCTGCCTTTCCACATTgccaagaaaaaaattgcttGTTTAGATTCGAATTCAGGAGAGATCATCAAGCCTCAAAACCCTAACGGAATCAAATTGGAGCAGTTCATATTCGATGTTTTCCCATCAATTCCTTTGGAGAAATTTGGAAGTCTGGAAGTCAAAAGGGCACAAGAGTTTTCACCACTGAAAAATGCACCGGGTAGTAAGAGTGACAGCCCAGAAACCGCTCGTGAGAGTTACCTAAAACTATCAACGAAATGGATCAAGGAAAATGGGGCGTCATTGGAGTCCGAGGATTCACTGGTCGAAGTTTCCGCTTTAACTAGTTATGATGGAGAAGGATTGGACTTTGTAAAGGGAAAAGTGTTTAAAAATGGAGATGTAATTTAG